The SAR202 cluster bacterium genome has a window encoding:
- a CDS encoding universal stress protein → MPFPKPFGGSRKAKVGGLPAILVAVTGDPSDLPSVQAACNLLDPEGDLYIVYVIEVSRGLPVDAELAPATAKGEEVLRKVEVVARELRIEPKAGLLQSRKAGLAIVQEAIDKKVDAVIVGIPYRQVYGAFSMGETAQYVLTHAPCRVVLWRETISPATAGRSIR, encoded by the coding sequence ATGCCTTTTCCAAAGCCATTCGGCGGGTCCCGCAAAGCGAAGGTCGGCGGCCTGCCCGCCATCCTGGTTGCGGTGACAGGCGATCCCTCTGACCTGCCTTCCGTCCAGGCGGCGTGCAATCTCCTGGACCCGGAAGGCGACCTGTATATCGTGTATGTAATCGAGGTAAGCCGAGGCCTGCCGGTAGACGCGGAGCTGGCCCCTGCGACGGCGAAGGGGGAAGAGGTGTTGCGGAAGGTTGAGGTGGTAGCGCGGGAGCTGCGGATCGAGCCGAAGGCCGGACTACTGCAGTCCAGAAAGGCCGGCCTTGCCATAGTCCAGGAGGCGATCGACAAGAAGGTCGACGCCGTAATTGTGGGCATCCCCTACAGGCAGGTCTACGGCGCATTCAGCATGGGCGAGACCGCACAATACGTTCTCACCCACGCGCCCTGCCGGGTAGTACTGTGGCGGGAAACCATCTCGCCCGCAACCGCGGGCAGGAGCATCAGGTAA
- the pheA gene encoding prephenate dehydratase, producing the protein MTQSPKRLAYLGPAGTFSELACVTYGPADLHLPYPSFQAAVSAVDRGEADEAVLPIENSIEGPIAINVDLLIHDSDLRIRNEVVVPVWHYLMAHPGASLADIKVVYSHPQPLAQCRKYLSRSLPQVELVASLSTAAAVQDMMKLGREVAAIAPKRAAELYGATILVERIEDNPSNMTRFVVLGRTDHPRTGRDKTSICFSFAADAPGILYSVLGEFATRKINMEKIESRPTKQSLGRYVFLVDLEGHREDRLLGDALEAVKKQVSMFKVFGSYPKFEGPTNGSPGQ; encoded by the coding sequence GTGACCCAGTCCCCGAAACGCCTCGCCTACCTCGGCCCGGCGGGCACCTTCTCAGAGCTGGCGTGCGTTACCTACGGACCGGCGGACCTCCATCTCCCCTACCCCTCATTCCAGGCCGCCGTCTCCGCCGTGGACAGGGGCGAAGCGGACGAAGCCGTCCTGCCGATTGAGAACAGCATCGAAGGGCCCATTGCCATCAATGTGGACCTGCTGATACACGACTCCGATCTGCGCATCCGCAACGAGGTTGTGGTGCCGGTGTGGCACTACCTGATGGCGCACCCCGGCGCCAGCCTGGCCGACATCAAGGTGGTCTACTCTCACCCACAGCCGCTTGCCCAGTGCCGGAAGTACCTCTCGCGGAGCCTGCCGCAGGTGGAGCTGGTTGCATCGCTCAGCACGGCGGCCGCCGTGCAAGACATGATGAAGCTGGGGCGCGAGGTAGCCGCCATCGCTCCGAAGCGTGCGGCCGAGCTGTACGGGGCGACGATTCTCGTTGAGCGAATTGAGGACAACCCGAGCAACATGACGCGCTTCGTTGTGCTGGGTCGCACGGACCATCCGCGCACGGGGCGGGACAAGACATCCATCTGCTTCTCGTTCGCAGCGGATGCGCCTGGAATCCTCTACAGCGTCCTGGGGGAGTTCGCCACGCGCAAGATCAACATGGAGAAAATTGAGTCGCGCCCAACAAAGCAGAGCCTTGGCAGATACGTCTTCCTCGTGGACCTTGAAGGCCACCGGGAGGACCGGCTGCTGGGCGATGCGTTGGAAGCGGTGAAGAAGCAGGTCTCCATGTTCAAGGTGTTCGGGTCGTATCCGAAGTTTGAAGGTCCAACCAACGGCTCGCCCGGCCAGTAG
- a CDS encoding TrkA family potassium uptake protein: MHIIIAGAGKLRTALARWLVSNGHEIAVIEEDATKCALLDEVLGSVSVHGSSVDVSKLARAGANRANVVIATSGDDDVNLVTCQIARQLFGAARTVSVVNYPEHVELFTLLGIDAPVSVTSLLLTRLQESLSGHGVVHLMPIANHEDRMLVSVRIAPSFGKVGRPLKEIALGEGALAVLVIGQDGAITLPSPETPVRAGDEVIVVTSSNWQQELRDLLVERLEK; this comes from the coding sequence ATGCATATCATCATCGCCGGCGCGGGCAAGCTTCGGACGGCCCTCGCAAGGTGGCTGGTCAGCAACGGCCATGAAATCGCCGTCATCGAGGAAGATGCGACCAAATGCGCACTCCTCGACGAGGTGCTCGGCAGCGTATCCGTGCACGGCAGCTCGGTGGACGTATCGAAGCTGGCCCGAGCCGGCGCGAACCGCGCGAACGTTGTCATCGCCACTTCCGGGGACGATGACGTAAACCTTGTGACATGCCAGATAGCCAGGCAGCTCTTCGGGGCAGCCAGGACCGTTTCGGTTGTCAACTACCCTGAGCACGTGGAGCTATTCACCCTGCTTGGAATTGACGCGCCTGTCAGCGTCACATCCCTTCTGCTCACGCGGTTGCAGGAGAGCCTGTCCGGTCACGGTGTAGTACACCTGATGCCCATCGCCAACCACGAGGACAGGATGCTCGTATCGGTCAGGATTGCGCCCTCCTTCGGTAAGGTCGGAAGGCCGCTGAAGGAAATCGCCCTGGGAGAGGGCGCGCTTGCTGTGCTGGTCATCGGCCAGGACGGAGCGATAACGCTGCCTTCGCCGGAGACTCCTGTGCGCGCAGGGGACGAGGTTATTGTGGTAACCTCTTCCAACTGGCAGCAAGAGCTGCGAGACCTGCTTGTGGAAAGGCTCGAAAAGTGA
- a CDS encoding TrkA family potassium uptake protein, producing MGRAVDRVSWANIESQAVAARSTAPRVASRNGVGPLKKQVVVIGLGRFGSSVARSLYNLGHDVLAIDEEEDRVQTMMGQVTFPVAGDATSETVLKELGVPDYDAAVVAIGSNIVASVMTTVLLKTLGVPYIVARAHNDLHGNTLERIGADKVVHAESEMGVRLAHNMFNPNVQEYLELAPNFGLSRIRAPQAFANKTLKELGFSSPRDKYGLAVLAVKRGRDITLNPDIDDRLHAGDLLILAGKDELLDRLPS from the coding sequence ATGGGTCGTGCGGTTGACAGGGTTAGCTGGGCGAACATAGAATCGCAGGCAGTTGCCGCGCGTTCAACCGCGCCACGCGTAGCTTCCCGGAACGGGGTAGGCCCATTGAAGAAGCAGGTTGTCGTGATCGGTCTCGGCAGGTTCGGCTCAAGCGTGGCCCGCTCGCTGTATAACCTGGGCCACGACGTGCTTGCCATCGACGAAGAAGAGGACCGCGTGCAGACGATGATGGGCCAGGTCACCTTCCCCGTCGCAGGCGACGCCACGAGCGAGACCGTGCTGAAAGAGCTGGGCGTGCCGGACTACGACGCGGCGGTGGTGGCGATCGGCTCGAACATCGTGGCGAGCGTGATGACGACGGTGCTGCTGAAGACGCTTGGCGTGCCGTATATCGTAGCGCGCGCGCACAATGACCTGCACGGCAACACGCTGGAGCGCATCGGGGCGGACAAGGTGGTGCACGCCGAGTCGGAGATGGGCGTGCGGCTGGCGCACAACATGTTCAACCCGAACGTGCAGGAGTACCTGGAGCTGGCGCCCAACTTCGGCCTCAGCCGTATCAGGGCGCCGCAGGCGTTCGCCAACAAGACCCTGAAGGAGCTGGGATTCTCCAGTCCGCGCGACAAGTACGGGCTGGCTGTCCTGGCGGTCAAGCGCGGGCGGGACATCACGCTTAACCCGGACATAGACGACCGCCTGCATGCGGGCGACCTGCTCATCCTGGCCGGCAAGGACGAGCTGCTTGACCGGCTGCCAAGCTAG
- a CDS encoding TrkA family potassium uptake protein: MQHGRDRTIRSHPRALPGSTVAGNHLARNRGQEHQVTGGSGIQGEGPLLELTRSEHKFRRAVILGCRPSAIAVATALSEQGYTVHVIDESTACLDMLPQARVAEGKIVPLLSVRNIQQDLIKAEIRDANVFMAMTAVDTINILAAQMAKHMYQTPLVICKIDDPTVQSIYKDLGIIPISPTALVSQYALEAVQP, from the coding sequence ATTCAGCATGGGCGAGACCGCACAATACGTTCTCACCCACGCGCCCTGCCGGGTAGTACTGTGGCGGGAAACCATCTCGCCCGCAACCGCGGGCAGGAGCATCAGGTAACCGGCGGGTCCGGTATCCAAGGAGAAGGGCCGTTGCTTGAGCTGACGCGCTCGGAGCACAAATTCAGAAGGGCAGTCATCCTGGGCTGCCGCCCATCGGCAATCGCAGTCGCGACCGCTCTTTCAGAACAGGGCTACACAGTGCACGTCATAGACGAAAGCACGGCGTGCCTGGACATGCTGCCCCAGGCGCGCGTGGCTGAGGGGAAGATCGTACCCCTGCTTTCCGTCAGAAACATACAGCAGGACCTTATCAAGGCAGAGATACGGGACGCGAATGTCTTCATGGCCATGACCGCCGTGGACACGATCAACATACTCGCGGCGCAGATGGCCAAGCACATGTACCAGACCCCCCTCGTTATCTGCAAGATCGACGACCCAACCGTGCAGAGCATATACAAGGACCTTGGAATCATCCCCATAAGCCCCACGGCGCTGGTGAGCCAGTACGCCCTGGAGGCCGTTCAGCCGTAG